In one window of Syngnathus typhle isolate RoL2023-S1 ecotype Sweden linkage group LG7, RoL_Styp_1.0, whole genome shotgun sequence DNA:
- the LOC133157005 gene encoding uncharacterized protein LOC133157005, whose protein sequence is MAQTSMMKFVTAKVTRKTIQYMVDREEFQKSVISLIVHDGLSLVTFQQSAMRTLLGPAANQLSVSLDRDQIRHMVVAEADRLKEEIKSELSQECVFIKADAATRLMRNYMGINVQYFRDGEIKIKTLPIKDTDGGHDTEAVKNVINAVIKDFDLHVLSIVVDNAATMSKAMRLINEDDEDADDENEMDEDEVGVNLDDEVQLEKFAGIQDADFRMIHHMRCAIHTLQLAIRDGLKAEYVMKLLDKVRRVVKRLRTPNLLAVLRRRGGLLPVVDVPTRWGSTYLMTKRLLHLREHVQDLAAASPELLLNESEWKKLETLATILKMPYDVTVKLQSASITPGSFLKEWSALKAASRKQPPLASPIANSMEQREDKLFDNDFFSGSHLRRCALPHSPQRRADGARPSVPL, encoded by the exons ATGGCTCAGACATCGATGATGAA gttTGTGACAGCGAAAGTGACGCGGAAGACGATCCAATACATGGTGGACCGTGAGGAGTTTCAAAAGTCGGTCATTTCTCTGATTGTTCATGATGGCCTCTCGCTCGTCACATTCCAGCAGTCGGCTATGCGGACACTGCTAGGGCCTGCTGCTAATCAGCTCTCTGTCAGCCTAGACAGAGATCAGATCCGCCACATGGTGGTGGCTGAGGCCGACAGGTTGAAGGAGGAAATCAAGTCGGAGCTGAGCCAGGAATGCGTATTCATCAAGGCAGACGCCGCCACCAGGCTCATGCGGAACTACATGGGCATCAACGTCCAGTACTTCCGCGACGGGGAGATTAAAATCAAGACTCTTCCCATCAAGGACACCGACGGGGGGCATGACACTGAGGCGGTCAAGAATGTCATCAACGCCGTCATCAAGGATTTTGACCTGCATGTCCTCTCCATCGTCGTCGATAACGCAGCGACCATGAGCAAAGCCATGCGGCTCATCAATGAGGACGACGAAGATGCTGATGATGAAAACGAAATGGATGAGGACGAGGTGGGCGTCAATCTGGACGACGAGGTCCAGCTTGAGAAGTTCGCTGGGATTCAGGATGCCGATTTTCGAATGATTCATCACATGCGCTGTGCTATTCACACGCTGCAACTGGCAATTCGTGACGGATTGAAGGCGGAGTATGTCATGAAACTACTGGATAAAGTCCGACGGGTGGTGAAGAGACTGCGGACCCCCAATCTGCTTGCTGTCCTCCGTCGTCGAGGAGGTCTTCTCCCTGTCGTCGATGTGCCCACCCGTTGGGGAAGCACCTACCTCATGACAAAACGGCTCCTTCATCTACGAGAGCATGTCCAGGACTTGGCGGCTGCTTCTCCGGAACTTCTCCTTAACGAGTCAGAATGGAAGAAGCTTGAGACCTTGGCCACAATCCTCAAGATGCCATACGATGTCACGGTCAAGCTCCAGTCGGCCTCAATCACCCCCGGCAGCTTTCTCAAGGAGTGGTCGGCCTTGAAGGCAGCGTCGCGCAAGCAGCCCCCTCTGGCTTCACCAATCGCCAATTCAATGGAACAACGAGAGGACAAGCTCTtcgacaatgattttttttctggcagccATCTTCGTCGATGCGCGTTACCGCATTCTCCTCAGCGAAGAGCAGATGGAGCGCGCCCCTCCGTGCCGTTGTGA